Proteins co-encoded in one Campylobacter jejuni genomic window:
- the pseG gene encoding UDP-2,4-diacetamido-2,4,6-trideoxy-beta-L-altropyranose hydrolase → MKVLFRSDSSSQIGFGHIKRDLVLAKQYDDVSFACLPLEGSLIDEIPYPVYELSSESIYELINLIKEEKFELLIIDHYGISVDDEKLIKLETGVKILSFDDEIKPHHCDILLNVNAYAKASDYEGLVPFKCEVRCGFSYALIREEFYQEAKENREKKYDFFICMGGTDIKNLSLQIASELPKTKIISIATSSSNPNLKKLQKFAKLHNNIRLFIDHENIAKLMNESNKLIISASSLVNEALLLKANFKAICVAKNQEKLANWLAKKGYEVEYRY, encoded by the coding sequence ATGAAAGTACTTTTTAGAAGCGATAGCTCCAGTCAAATAGGCTTTGGACATATTAAACGCGATCTAGTCCTAGCTAAACAATATGATGACGTAAGTTTTGCTTGCTTGCCTTTAGAAGGCTCCTTGATCGATGAAATTCCTTATCCTGTTTATGAGCTTAGTAGCGAAAGTATCTACGAGCTTATCAATCTCATCAAAGAAGAAAAATTTGAACTTCTAATCATCGATCACTATGGCATCAGTGTAGATGATGAAAAGCTGATCAAACTTGAAACAGGGGTGAAAATTCTAAGCTTTGATGATGAAATAAAGCCTCATCATTGTGACATTTTACTCAATGTCAATGCCTATGCAAAAGCAAGTGATTATGAAGGTTTAGTGCCTTTTAAATGCGAAGTAAGATGTGGTTTTTCTTATGCTTTAATCAGGGAAGAATTTTATCAAGAGGCCAAAGAAAATAGAGAAAAAAAATATGATTTTTTCATTTGCATGGGTGGAACTGATATAAAAAATCTTTCTTTACAAATCGCCAGCGAATTACCTAAAACAAAAATCATAAGCATTGCAACCAGCTCTTCTAATCCCAATCTTAAAAAATTGCAAAAATTTGCAAAATTGCATAACAATATTAGATTATTTATCGATCATGAAAATATTGCAAAATTGATGAATGAGAGCAATAAACTCATCATCAGTGCAAGTTCTTTAGTCAATGAAGCCTTACTTTTAAAAGCAAATTTTAAAGCCATCTGTGTTGCTAAAAATCAAGAAAAACTAGCCAATTGGCTTGCTAAAAAAGGCTATGAAGTGGAGTATAGGTATTGA
- the pseH gene encoding UDP-4-amino-4,6-dideoxy-N-acetyl-beta-L-altrosamine N-acetyltransferase: protein MIKLKNFTELNSQEIELIFKWRNHPDISQFMKTKYIDFEEHLRFLKNLHQDSSKKYFLVFQDEQIIGVIDFVNITTKSCEFGLYAKPNLKGVGQILMNEIIKYAFENLKVNTLKAYIFKDNRKALKLYQQNHFTIYDEDKDFYHICLKQSDCKALPS, encoded by the coding sequence TTGATAAAACTTAAAAATTTCACAGAACTTAATTCTCAAGAAATAGAGCTGATTTTTAAATGGCGCAATCACCCCGATATCAGTCAATTTATGAAAACAAAATATATTGATTTTGAAGAACATTTAAGATTTTTAAAAAATTTACATCAAGATTCTAGCAAAAAATATTTTTTAGTTTTTCAAGATGAACAGATTATCGGTGTGATTGATTTTGTCAATATCACAACTAAATCTTGCGAATTTGGACTTTACGCAAAACCTAATTTAAAAGGCGTAGGACAAATTTTAATGAATGAAATTATAAAATACGCTTTTGAAAACTTAAAAGTAAATACTCTTAAAGCTTATATCTTCAAAGACAATCGCAAAGCTTTAAAATTATATCAACAAAATCATTTTACTATTTATGATGAAGATAAAGATTTTTACCATATTTGCCTAAAGCAATCTGACTGCAAAGCCTTGCCTAGCTAA
- the wbuZ gene encoding glycosyl amidation-associated protein WbuZ has protein sequence MLKTRIIPCVLLKNSQLVKSIEFKDFRTIGHLTSTMRIYNARNVDELIILDIDASKSGEIDFESIEDLAKECFMPLTIGGGIKTLEDIQKILNLGADKISINSKALEDMDFISKAANRFGSQCIVCSIDVKRKGGQFCVYDRGNLLEKSPLELALEYEKKGAGELLLTSVDFEGRAKGYDLELLKIFQNKLKIPLIINGGLGKPSDGVKALNLGADALAGAYIFHFSKYTPKDVKEELARQGFAVRLL, from the coding sequence ATGTTAAAAACTAGAATTATCCCTTGTGTGTTATTAAAAAATTCTCAACTTGTTAAAAGTATAGAGTTTAAAGATTTTCGTACTATAGGACACTTAACTTCAACAATGAGAATTTATAATGCACGCAATGTTGATGAACTTATTATCTTAGATATAGATGCTTCAAAAAGCGGAGAAATAGATTTTGAAAGTATAGAAGATCTTGCTAAAGAATGTTTTATGCCCTTAACTATAGGTGGAGGCATAAAAACTCTTGAAGATATACAAAAGATTTTAAATTTAGGTGCGGATAAAATTTCTATCAATTCTAAGGCCTTAGAAGATATGGATTTTATAAGTAAAGCGGCTAATCGTTTTGGTTCTCAATGTATAGTTTGTTCTATAGATGTTAAAAGAAAAGGAGGGCAATTTTGTGTTTATGATAGGGGAAATTTACTCGAAAAAAGTCCTTTAGAACTTGCTTTAGAATATGAAAAAAAAGGAGCTGGAGAGCTTCTTTTAACTTCTGTGGATTTTGAAGGAAGGGCAAAGGGTTATGATTTAGAACTTTTAAAGATCTTTCAAAATAAACTTAAAATTCCTCTTATTATCAATGGAGGACTTGGTAAGCCAAGTGATGGAGTTAAGGCTTTAAATTTGGGTGCTGATGCTTTAGCGGGTGCTTATATTTTTCATTTTTCTAAGTATACCCCTAAAGATGTAAAAGAAGAATTAGCTAGGCAAGGCTTTGCAGTCAGATTGCTTTAG
- the hisH gene encoding imidazole glycerol phosphate synthase subunit HisH, whose translation MIALIDYKAGNLNSVAKAFEKIGATNFIAKNPKDLQKADKLLLPGVGSFKEAMKNLKELGFIEALKEQVLVQKKPILGICLGMQLFLERGYEGGVCEGLGFIEGEVVKFEEDLNLKIPHMGWNELEILKQEPLYQGIDDKSDFYFVHSFYVKCKDEFVSAKAQYGHRFVASLQKDHIFATQFHPEKSQNLGLKLLENFIRL comes from the coding sequence ATGATAGCGCTGATTGACTACAAGGCGGGAAATTTAAACTCCGTTGCTAAGGCTTTTGAAAAAATAGGAGCTACAAATTTCATAGCTAAAAATCCAAAAGATTTGCAAAAAGCAGATAAATTGCTTTTACCCGGAGTGGGATCTTTTAAAGAAGCGATGAAAAATTTAAAAGAACTTGGTTTTATAGAAGCTTTAAAAGAGCAAGTTTTGGTGCAAAAAAAACCTATTTTAGGCATTTGTTTGGGAATGCAGCTTTTTTTAGAAAGGGGCTATGAAGGTGGAGTTTGCGAAGGACTTGGTTTTATAGAAGGTGAAGTAGTCAAATTTGAAGAGGATTTAAATTTAAAAATCCCACACATGGGTTGGAATGAACTTGAAATTTTAAAACAAGAACCTTTGTATCAAGGCATAGATGATAAGAGTGATTTTTATTTTGTGCATTCTTTTTATGTGAAATGCAAAGATGAGTTTGTAAGTGCTAAAGCACAATATGGGCATAGATTTGTTGCATCTTTACAAAAAGATCATATTTTTGCGACGCAGTTTCATCCTGAAAAAAGTCAAAATTTAGGCTTAAAACTTTTAGAAAATTTCATAAGGCTTTAA
- the pseA gene encoding pseudaminic acid biosynthesis protein PseA, which yields MRFCKKCVMPDTKPDLHFDEEGICDACHSQEAKNKKINWQEREKEFFELIKKYKKHPVYDCVIGVSGGKDSTFQVVKMLELGLNPLCVCFEPSVPTKIGRKNLDNLNHLGVDLIHIKRDPKVYQKLAREAFVRTGDNEWQNHLGIFTSVPRIAVNFGVPLIIWGESPQIEYGGPASSKNKNILGREWLEEFGGLLGNRASDMLGVNGITEKDLFLYTYPSDEELQRVGVTGLFLGYYFKWDYKKILEISKKYGFLTLDHPVETTYENFENLDCYSNHVHDYLKYCKYGFGRATDNACLDIRLGYISREEGVRLVQKYDGKPPKKAIKKYLEFSGFSEEEFQKIVDSFTNKKIFKRDENGKFIRDYDGSLVRKDECVLK from the coding sequence ATGAGATTTTGCAAAAAATGTGTGATGCCCGATACTAAACCTGATTTACATTTTGATGAAGAAGGGATTTGTGATGCTTGTCATTCTCAAGAAGCTAAAAATAAAAAAATCAATTGGCAAGAAAGAGAAAAAGAATTTTTTGAGCTTATAAAAAAATACAAAAAACATCCTGTTTATGATTGTGTTATCGGAGTAAGTGGCGGAAAAGATTCTACTTTTCAAGTAGTTAAAATGCTTGAACTCGGACTTAATCCTTTGTGTGTGTGTTTTGAGCCTAGTGTGCCTACGAAAATAGGGCGCAAAAATTTAGACAATTTAAATCATTTGGGCGTGGATTTGATCCATATCAAGCGTGATCCAAAAGTTTATCAAAAACTTGCCCGTGAAGCTTTTGTAAGAACAGGGGATAATGAGTGGCAAAACCATTTGGGAATTTTTACTTCTGTTCCACGCATAGCGGTAAATTTTGGAGTGCCTTTGATCATCTGGGGGGAGAGTCCCCAGATAGAGTATGGCGGTCCTGCGAGTAGTAAAAATAAAAATATTTTAGGCAGAGAGTGGCTTGAAGAATTTGGCGGACTTTTAGGAAACCGTGCTTCTGATATGCTTGGGGTGAATGGCATCACTGAAAAAGATTTGTTTTTATATACTTATCCAAGTGATGAAGAACTTCAAAGAGTAGGGGTTACGGGACTATTTTTAGGGTATTATTTTAAATGGGACTATAAAAAAATTCTTGAAATTTCTAAAAAATATGGTTTTTTAACTCTAGATCATCCCGTTGAGACTACTTATGAAAATTTTGAAAATTTAGATTGTTATTCTAATCATGTGCATGATTATTTAAAATACTGCAAATATGGCTTTGGTAGAGCAACAGATAATGCTTGTTTGGATATTCGTTTAGGCTATATCAGCCGTGAAGAAGGGGTGCGTTTGGTGCAAAAATACGATGGCAAGCCCCCTAAAAAGGCTATTAAAAAATACCTTGAATTCAGTGGTTTTAGTGAAGAAGAATTTCAAAAAATCGTAGATTCTTTTACTAATAAAAAAATCTTTAAACGTGATGAAAATGGCAAATTTATAAGAGATTATGATGGTTCTTTAGTAAGAAAAGACGAGTGTGTTTTAAAATGA